Proteins encoded together in one Marinithermus hydrothermalis DSM 14884 window:
- a CDS encoding metal-dependent hydrolase produces the protein MVEVHYLGHSAVYLTDGKTRIVIDPFLSGNPTASAGPDEIEADLIVVTHAHGDHWGDSVALSKKGGLLVSTYEIAVYSEQRGANVHPMNIGGSYAFEGGRLKFFPAWHSSSFPDGTYGGMPMGVVIELGGQRIYHAGDTALFSDMRLIGELGLDLALLPIGDTFTMGPDDALKALEYLKPKRVVPIHYNTFPVIEQDGPAFVERAALLGVDGQALRPGDTLKL, from the coding sequence ATGGTGGAAGTGCACTACCTAGGGCATTCGGCGGTCTACCTGACCGACGGCAAGACCCGGATCGTGATCGATCCCTTCCTGAGCGGTAACCCCACCGCCAGCGCAGGGCCGGACGAGATCGAGGCCGACCTCATCGTGGTCACGCACGCGCACGGGGACCACTGGGGGGACAGCGTCGCCCTCTCGAAGAAAGGCGGGCTGCTCGTCTCCACCTACGAGATCGCGGTCTACTCCGAGCAACGGGGCGCGAACGTCCACCCGATGAACATCGGGGGGAGTTACGCCTTCGAGGGAGGGCGGCTCAAGTTCTTCCCCGCGTGGCACTCCTCTTCCTTCCCCGACGGAACTTACGGCGGCATGCCCATGGGGGTGGTGATCGAGCTCGGCGGGCAGCGCATCTACCACGCGGGGGATACCGCGTTGTTTAGCGACATGCGGCTGATCGGCGAGCTGGGGCTGGACCTCGCGCTCCTCCCCATCGGGGATACCTTTACCATGGGACCGGACGACGCCCTCAAAGCGCTGGAGTACCTGAAGCCCAAGCGGGTGGTCCCCATCCACTACAACACCTTCCCCGTCATCGAGCAGGACGGGCCGGCGTTCGTGGAACGCGCCGCGCTGCTCGGCGTGGACGGTCAGGCCCTCCGCCCTGGAGACACGCTTAAGCTGTGA
- a CDS encoding serine/threonine-protein kinase, which yields MNPRLTRADFKLVMLLGLGKTAQVYLARAPDGREVALKLPRKEVRTNPRQARMFAQEVLLSLGLTHPNLVRGLAGKPYGEDAFLALEYFAEGSLQQRLAQGPLEVGEGLGYIQQVAQALIYLHNRGIVHQDVKPANVFISGTVAKLGDFGVAKTPNDTHPFERAGSPYYMAPELFKGEAATPAADAYSLGVLAYELFSGRRPFECESYDALITAHLTQPPPPLTGVDRPLAQAILGLLAKHPRDRLSLTEFVQVLKGESPSPTPKDEQPTTPRPSLLRRLFRRKP from the coding sequence GTGAACCCTCGGCTCACGCGCGCGGACTTTAAGCTCGTCATGCTCCTGGGCCTCGGGAAGACAGCCCAGGTGTACCTGGCCCGCGCCCCGGACGGGCGGGAGGTGGCCCTCAAACTCCCCCGAAAAGAGGTCCGAACCAACCCGCGCCAAGCCCGGATGTTCGCCCAAGAGGTCCTACTCTCCCTCGGCCTCACCCACCCCAACCTGGTGCGCGGTCTGGCAGGCAAGCCCTACGGGGAGGACGCCTTCCTCGCGCTGGAGTACTTCGCCGAAGGTTCGCTCCAGCAACGGTTGGCCCAAGGCCCCCTCGAGGTGGGGGAAGGGCTGGGTTACATCCAGCAAGTGGCCCAGGCCCTGATCTACCTGCACAACCGAGGCATCGTGCATCAGGACGTCAAGCCCGCCAACGTCTTCATCAGCGGGACGGTCGCCAAACTCGGGGATTTCGGGGTGGCCAAAACCCCGAACGACACCCACCCCTTCGAGCGGGCCGGAAGCCCTTACTACATGGCACCCGAGCTCTTCAAGGGCGAGGCGGCCACTCCCGCTGCGGACGCGTACTCCCTAGGGGTGCTCGCGTACGAGCTCTTCTCGGGGCGACGGCCGTTCGAGTGCGAGAGTTACGACGCCCTGATAACCGCGCACCTGACCCAGCCTCCCCCGCCCCTAACCGGCGTGGACCGCCCCCTCGCCCAAGCGATCCTCGGCCTTTTGGCCAAACATCCACGCGATCGCTTGAGCCTCACGGAGTTCGTGCAGGTCCTCAAAGGAGAATCCCCGTCCCCCACCCCCAAGGATGAACAACCCACGACCCCACGCCCCTCGTTGTTGCGCCGTTTGTTCCGGAGGAAACCATGA
- a CDS encoding AMP-binding protein has protein sequence MNAVWYPSPSYTQGSHLERLMQALGLEDYDALYRFSVESPEAFWSKTLELLGIEWFQPYERVVDLSNGPQWPRWFVGGRLNLAHNATTRHAQGPKAQQLALIWEGEDGALVRLTYRELERQVAQTANALRRLGVRKGDRVGIFLPMLPETAISALAVARIGAIFIPIFSGYGAEAAATRLKDAGAKLLITADGFFRRGRAVPMKPTADEAVRLSGTVEKVLVVRRLGTNVAMEEGRDYVWQEVVPQEAPTAHTEAMDSMDPFMLIYTSGTTGRPKGTVHYHAGFPLKAAQDMAHLFDLRSGEVLFWFTDMGWMMGPWAILGALILGATVFLYEGAPDYPGPDRLWAMVERHGITHLGISPTLVRALIPHGTEPIQKHDLSSLRILGSTGEPWNPEPYLWFFEQVGGGRCPIINYSGGTEVSGGILGCTVYRPIKPTGFNTAVPGIKAAVLNEAGQPVTGQVGELAVLAPWPGMTKGFWQDPERYQRTYWSRFENVWVHGDWAMVDEEGHWFILGRSDDTLKIAGKRVGPAELESAATAHPAVREAGAIGVPHEVKGETAVLFVVLRPEFTPSESLAAEIADAVAEALGKPMRPERVHFVPDLPKTRNAKVMRRLIKAAYLGEPTGDTSALENPEALEPIRALAQGDA, from the coding sequence ATGAACGCCGTTTGGTACCCTAGCCCAAGCTACACCCAAGGCAGCCACCTCGAGCGTCTCATGCAGGCGCTAGGCCTCGAGGACTACGATGCCCTGTACCGGTTTAGTGTCGAGTCCCCCGAGGCGTTCTGGAGCAAAACCCTCGAGCTGCTCGGCATCGAGTGGTTCCAGCCGTACGAGCGCGTGGTGGACCTCTCAAACGGCCCCCAGTGGCCCCGCTGGTTCGTAGGGGGAAGGTTGAACCTGGCGCATAACGCCACCACCCGCCACGCGCAAGGCCCCAAAGCCCAACAGCTCGCCCTCATCTGGGAGGGGGAGGACGGCGCGCTTGTGCGCCTCACCTACCGCGAGCTCGAGCGTCAGGTCGCGCAGACCGCGAACGCCCTGCGACGGCTCGGCGTGAGGAAGGGCGACCGGGTGGGGATCTTTCTGCCCATGCTGCCCGAGACCGCGATCAGCGCGCTGGCGGTCGCGCGGATCGGCGCGATCTTCATCCCGATCTTCTCCGGGTACGGCGCGGAGGCTGCGGCTACGCGGCTCAAGGACGCTGGAGCCAAGCTCCTCATCACCGCGGACGGGTTCTTCCGTCGGGGGCGCGCGGTGCCCATGAAACCCACCGCGGACGAAGCCGTTCGGCTCTCCGGCACCGTGGAGAAGGTGCTGGTGGTCCGGCGGCTGGGCACGAACGTCGCGATGGAGGAAGGGCGCGATTACGTCTGGCAGGAGGTCGTGCCCCAAGAAGCTCCTACCGCGCACACCGAGGCGATGGACAGCATGGATCCCTTCATGCTGATCTACACCTCGGGCACCACGGGCCGCCCCAAAGGCACGGTGCACTACCACGCGGGCTTTCCCCTCAAGGCCGCGCAGGACATGGCGCACCTCTTCGACCTGCGCTCTGGGGAGGTCCTGTTCTGGTTCACGGACATGGGCTGGATGATGGGCCCCTGGGCGATCCTGGGTGCCCTCATCCTCGGGGCGACGGTGTTTTTGTACGAGGGGGCGCCGGACTACCCGGGACCGGACCGGCTCTGGGCCATGGTGGAACGCCACGGGATCACGCACCTCGGGATCTCCCCCACCCTGGTGCGCGCCCTGATCCCGCACGGCACCGAGCCCATCCAAAAACACGACCTCTCCTCCCTCCGCATCCTGGGCTCGACCGGCGAGCCGTGGAACCCCGAGCCGTACCTGTGGTTTTTTGAGCAGGTGGGGGGCGGCCGCTGTCCCATCATCAACTACTCGGGAGGCACTGAGGTCTCGGGCGGCATCCTGGGGTGCACCGTCTACCGTCCGATCAAACCCACCGGATTTAACACCGCGGTTCCCGGGATCAAGGCCGCGGTCCTTAACGAGGCAGGTCAACCGGTCACCGGCCAGGTCGGGGAGCTCGCGGTCCTCGCCCCGTGGCCCGGGATGACCAAGGGGTTCTGGCAGGACCCCGAGCGCTACCAGCGCACCTACTGGAGCCGGTTCGAGAACGTCTGGGTGCACGGGGACTGGGCCATGGTGGACGAGGAAGGGCACTGGTTTATCCTGGGCCGCTCCGACGATACCCTCAAGATCGCGGGCAAGCGCGTAGGCCCTGCCGAGCTCGAGTCCGCCGCTACCGCGCACCCCGCGGTGCGGGAGGCCGGCGCGATCGGTGTGCCGCACGAGGTGAAGGGCGAGACCGCGGTGCTCTTCGTGGTCCTCCGGCCCGAGTTCACCCCCTCCGAATCCCTCGCCGCCGAGATCGCCGACGCGGTCGCCGAAGCCCTCGGCAAACCCATGCGGCCCGAGCGGGTGCACTTCGTGCCCGACCTGCCCAAGACGCGGAACGCCAAGGTCATGCGCCGCCTGATCAAGGCCGCGTACCTGGGCGAACCCACGGGGGACACCTCGGCGCTGGAGAACCCGGAGGCCCTCGAGCCGATCCGCGCGCTCGCCCAGGGTGATGCTTGA
- a CDS encoding dynamin family protein, translating to MLEPQLQTLAQEVRDLLGRAVEALAQSGADAAPLRQALLDLEGPFLLAVVGEFNSGKSSLLNALLGRELLEVGVTPTTNRIQLIGYGPEPRVEVRGPDLAEVWLPHPLLREVRLVDTPGTNAVLERHQLLTERFLPRADLILFVTSADRPFTESERRFLELVRGWGKKLVLVVNKLDLLTPAEAEEVLGYVRTHVQRALEDPVPLFGTSARNGQGVPALEAHIRDTLAYQAARLKLGAPLGVARKLVERARARLDEEAARLAREEEVCRSLEALLERHAAGVREAFRGQVAQLEGVFAQAVRRGEAWLDETVRLGRVLDLLNAAKVQAGFEREVLVPARAQLEQRIQEALAWLARREGDLLETALELLKQTAGPARPAPSPAGPPLERTVRAALERYRPEEEAQEVQRLLQGALQQTALAEAGAVGLGAGLTLALHGLAADVTGVVAGLVAALLGLSILPRRKEAAKRRLRQRSEGMQRELAAALEATLEGELLRIHERFRRLYRPHCAQVEAQTARLSAARETLEALRKETERLEARIEAL from the coding sequence ATGCTTGAGCCGCAACTTCAGACCCTCGCCCAGGAGGTGCGGGACCTGCTGGGGCGCGCCGTGGAGGCCCTCGCGCAAAGCGGGGCGGACGCCGCCCCGCTCCGGCAGGCCCTACTGGACCTCGAGGGGCCGTTCTTGCTGGCGGTCGTCGGGGAGTTCAACAGCGGCAAGTCCAGCCTCTTGAACGCCCTGCTGGGCCGGGAATTGCTCGAGGTCGGGGTCACGCCCACCACGAACCGCATCCAGCTCATCGGGTACGGGCCCGAGCCGCGCGTCGAGGTGCGCGGCCCCGACCTCGCCGAGGTGTGGCTGCCCCACCCCCTCCTGCGCGAGGTGCGGCTGGTGGACACGCCCGGCACGAACGCGGTCCTGGAGCGCCACCAGCTCCTCACCGAGCGGTTCCTGCCGCGCGCCGACCTCATCCTGTTCGTCACCAGCGCGGACCGGCCCTTCACCGAGAGCGAGCGGCGGTTCCTCGAGCTGGTGCGGGGGTGGGGGAAGAAGCTGGTGCTGGTGGTGAACAAGCTGGACCTCCTCACCCCGGCGGAAGCGGAGGAGGTGCTGGGGTACGTACGCACCCACGTGCAGCGGGCCCTCGAGGATCCGGTGCCGCTGTTCGGAACCTCCGCCCGAAACGGGCAGGGCGTGCCGGCCCTCGAGGCCCACATCCGCGACACCCTCGCGTACCAGGCCGCGCGCCTCAAGCTGGGCGCGCCCTTAGGCGTGGCGCGGAAGCTCGTGGAACGCGCACGTGCGAGGCTGGACGAGGAGGCCGCGCGCTTGGCGCGCGAAGAGGAGGTGTGCCGCTCTCTGGAGGCCCTCCTCGAACGGCACGCGGCAGGGGTAAGGGAGGCGTTTCGCGGTCAGGTCGCGCAGCTCGAGGGGGTGTTCGCCCAGGCCGTGCGCCGCGGGGAGGCCTGGCTGGACGAAACAGTCCGGCTCGGGAGGGTGTTGGACCTGCTGAACGCGGCCAAGGTGCAGGCGGGATTCGAGCGGGAGGTGCTGGTCCCGGCGCGCGCTCAGCTCGAGCAGCGCATCCAGGAGGCGCTGGCCTGGCTCGCGCGGCGCGAGGGGGACCTGCTCGAGACCGCTTTGGAACTCCTCAAGCAAACGGCGGGACCGGCGCGCCCCGCACCCTCCCCCGCCGGGCCGCCCCTCGAGCGGACGGTCCGGGCGGCCCTCGAGCGCTACCGCCCCGAGGAGGAGGCGCAGGAGGTGCAGCGCCTGCTGCAGGGAGCGTTGCAGCAGACCGCGCTCGCGGAGGCGGGTGCCGTGGGGTTGGGGGCGGGGCTCACGCTAGCCCTTCACGGCCTGGCTGCCGACGTCACGGGGGTTGTGGCGGGGCTTGTCGCGGCGCTCTTGGGTCTTTCGATCCTCCCTCGCCGCAAAGAAGCTGCGAAGCGCCGCCTCCGGCAGCGCAGCGAGGGTATGCAGCGGGAACTCGCCGCGGCCCTCGAGGCGACGCTTGAAGGAGAACTCCTCCGGATCCACGAGCGGTTCCGGCGGCTGTACCGGCCGCACTGCGCACAGGTGGAAGCCCAAACGGCGCGACTCAGCGCGGCGCGGGAAACGCTCGAAGCCCTCCGCAAAGAAACGGAGCGACTCGAAGCCCGTATTGAGGCGCTTTAA
- a CDS encoding succinate dehydrogenase iron-sulfur subunit has translation MQVTLKIQRYNPEVDSQPRWETYRIEADPKDRVLDLLHKVKWEIDGTLAFRRSCAHGICGSDAMLINGKNRLACKVLVRDLGEEITVAPIRGLPVKKDLIVDMEPFFDAYKAVKPYLINDDPPPERERLQSPEERARFDDTTKCILCACCTTSCPVFWVNGTYIGPAAIVQAHRFIFDSRDQGAAERFKVLGASTGAWRCRTAYNCTEACPKEIRVTQAIQEVKRAMVYHQF, from the coding sequence ATGCAGGTTACCCTGAAGATTCAGCGGTACAACCCTGAGGTGGATTCGCAGCCCCGGTGGGAAACCTACCGGATCGAGGCCGATCCCAAGGATCGGGTGCTGGACTTGTTGCACAAGGTGAAGTGGGAGATTGACGGCACCCTGGCCTTCCGCCGCAGTTGCGCGCACGGCATCTGCGGTTCGGACGCGATGCTGATCAACGGAAAGAACCGCCTGGCCTGCAAGGTGCTGGTGCGGGACCTGGGAGAGGAGATCACGGTCGCGCCGATCCGGGGGCTCCCGGTGAAGAAGGACCTGATCGTGGACATGGAGCCCTTCTTCGACGCCTATAAGGCGGTCAAACCCTACCTGATCAACGACGACCCGCCGCCCGAGCGTGAGCGGTTGCAGTCCCCGGAGGAACGCGCGCGCTTCGATGACACGACGAAGTGCATCCTGTGCGCCTGCTGCACCACGAGCTGCCCGGTCTTCTGGGTGAACGGGACCTACATCGGGCCGGCCGCGATCGTCCAGGCCCACCGCTTCATCTTCGACTCGCGTGACCAAGGGGCGGCGGAGCGGTTCAAGGTGCTGGGCGCTTCGACGGGCGCCTGGCGGTGCCGCACCGCGTACAACTGCACCGAGGCCTGCCCGAAGGAAATCCGGGTCACCCAGGCCATCCAAGAGGTCAAGCGGGCGATGGTCTACCACCAGTTCTAA
- the sdhA gene encoding succinate dehydrogenase flavoprotein subunit: MAHQHDVIVVGAGGAGLTAALYAAKHGADVAVISKLYPTRSHTGAAQGGIGAALGNVEEDHWEWHMFDTVKGGDYLTDQDAAEIFAKEVIEAVIELEHMGLPFDRLPSGKISQRRFGGHTKEFGKAPVHRACHAADRTGHMILQTLYQQSIKHGITFYNEFHVLDVIVEDGVAKGLVAYELATGELHVFRAKAIVIASGGFGRIFKVTSNAHTLTGDLQAILYRRGLPLEDMEFYQFHPTGLYRLGILVTEGARGEGGILRNAEGERFMERYAPTIKDLAPRDMVARAMYLEVREGRGCGPNKDYILLDLTHLPAEVIEKKLPEIAEFSRTYLGVDPVKEPIPVLPTAHYAMGGIPTTTWGEVISDEHNTVVHGLYAAGEAACVSLHGANRLGTNSLGDLVVFGRRAGIAAARFAKTAEMPELGRDAAGPARELVERIKHSGGKESVAQLRAELQSTMMDNASVFRTEELLTKQVQILKELHERYQQVGIQDKGDRYNTELVEAIELGFLLDVAEATVHSALNRTESRGAHAREDYPERDDENWLKHTLIYREAPGKVSFRYKPVVLGRFEPKPRTY; this comes from the coding sequence ATGGCGCACCAGCATGATGTGATCGTGGTGGGGGCCGGCGGGGCCGGCCTGACCGCGGCGCTGTACGCGGCAAAGCACGGCGCGGATGTCGCGGTGATCTCTAAGCTGTACCCGACCCGCAGCCACACCGGCGCGGCCCAAGGCGGGATCGGCGCGGCGCTGGGCAACGTGGAAGAGGACCACTGGGAATGGCACATGTTTGACACGGTCAAGGGGGGCGACTACCTGACCGACCAGGACGCCGCCGAGATCTTCGCCAAGGAAGTGATCGAGGCGGTGATCGAGCTCGAGCATATGGGCCTGCCCTTCGACCGTTTGCCGAGCGGTAAGATCTCCCAGCGGCGCTTCGGGGGGCACACCAAGGAGTTCGGCAAGGCGCCGGTGCACCGGGCGTGCCACGCGGCGGACCGCACCGGCCACATGATCCTCCAGACGCTGTACCAGCAGTCCATCAAGCACGGGATCACCTTCTACAACGAGTTCCACGTCCTGGACGTGATCGTGGAGGACGGGGTTGCGAAGGGGCTGGTGGCCTACGAGCTCGCGACCGGTGAGCTGCACGTCTTCCGCGCTAAAGCGATCGTGATCGCCTCGGGCGGGTTCGGGCGTATCTTCAAGGTCACCTCGAACGCCCACACCCTCACCGGGGACCTGCAGGCCATCCTGTATCGCCGGGGGCTGCCGCTGGAGGACATGGAGTTCTACCAGTTCCACCCCACCGGCCTGTACCGCTTGGGAATCCTGGTGACCGAGGGGGCGCGCGGTGAGGGGGGAATCCTCCGCAACGCCGAAGGCGAGCGTTTCATGGAGCGCTACGCCCCCACCATCAAGGACCTCGCGCCGCGCGACATGGTGGCGCGCGCGATGTACCTCGAGGTGCGCGAGGGGCGGGGGTGCGGTCCGAACAAGGACTACATCCTTCTTGATCTGACCCACCTGCCCGCTGAGGTGATCGAGAAGAAGCTCCCGGAGATCGCCGAGTTCAGCCGCACCTACCTCGGCGTGGATCCGGTGAAGGAGCCGATCCCGGTGCTGCCGACCGCGCACTACGCGATGGGTGGGATCCCCACCACCACCTGGGGCGAGGTGATCTCGGACGAGCACAACACCGTGGTGCACGGGTTGTACGCGGCCGGGGAGGCGGCCTGCGTGAGCCTGCACGGCGCGAACCGGCTCGGCACGAACTCGCTCGGGGACCTGGTGGTCTTCGGGCGGCGCGCGGGGATCGCGGCGGCGCGGTTCGCGAAGACCGCGGAGATGCCGGAGCTCGGTCGGGACGCGGCGGGGCCGGCCCGCGAGCTCGTCGAGCGGATCAAGCACTCCGGCGGTAAGGAGTCGGTGGCCCAGCTGCGCGCCGAGCTGCAGAGCACCATGATGGATAACGCCTCGGTTTTCCGTACCGAGGAGCTCTTGACGAAGCAGGTGCAGATCCTTAAGGAGCTTCACGAGCGCTACCAGCAGGTGGGGATTCAGGACAAAGGCGACCGGTATAACACCGAGCTGGTGGAGGCCATCGAGCTGGGCTTCCTGCTCGACGTGGCCGAAGCGACGGTGCACTCGGCCCTGAACCGTACCGAGTCCCGCGGCGCGCACGCCCGCGAGGACTACCCGGAGCGGGACGACGAGAACTGGCTCAAGCACACCCTGATCTACCGGGAAGCGCCGGGCAAGGTCTCTTTCCGCTACAAGCCGGTGGTGTTGGGGCGTTTCGAGCCCAAGCCGCGCACCTACTAG
- a CDS encoding succinate dehydrogenase hydrophobic membrane anchor subunit, protein MAIRARRYEDAKQQAGTNLELAWWVFMRISGLLLVFLALGHLYIQNILINAGEIDYDYVAKRLSQTTWKVYDWLLLALALLHGTNGMRYVIDDLVRNPAVRFWVKTVFYTVVAILFFLGSLVLFNYDFQIS, encoded by the coding sequence ATGGCGATTCGAGCGCGGCGCTACGAGGACGCGAAGCAGCAGGCCGGCACGAACCTCGAGCTGGCCTGGTGGGTGTTCATGCGGATATCGGGCCTCTTGCTCGTTTTCTTGGCCCTGGGACACCTGTACATCCAAAACATCCTGATCAACGCGGGAGAGATCGATTACGACTACGTGGCGAAGCGGCTGAGCCAGACCACCTGGAAGGTGTACGACTGGTTGCTCCTCGCGCTGGCGTTGCTGCACGGTACGAACGGTATGCGGTACGTGATCGACGACCTGGTGCGGAACCCGGCCGTGCGTTTTTGGGTGAAGACGGTGTTCTACACGGTGGTGGCGATCCTGTTCTTCCTGGGGAGCCTGGTGCTCTTCAATTACGACTTCCAGATTTCGTAA
- the sdhC gene encoding succinate dehydrogenase, cytochrome b556 subunit has protein sequence MYRGREGQWAFFLHRISGVAILAFLLLHVLDISLAMWGPEVFNRLLAFYHQTIFRIGLLLVIAGVLYHALNGLRIILMDFTSWGVRVQRQLWYGVWVLFVVMYLPALFKILPEIFGGK, from the coding sequence ATGTACCGCGGAAGAGAAGGACAATGGGCTTTCTTCCTGCACCGGATCTCGGGCGTGGCGATCCTGGCCTTTTTATTGCTCCACGTCCTGGACATCTCCCTCGCGATGTGGGGGCCGGAGGTCTTCAACAGGCTCCTCGCGTTCTACCACCAGACGATCTTCCGGATCGGCCTGCTCCTTGTCATCGCGGGCGTGCTCTACCACGCGTTGAACGGGCTGCGCATCATCCTGATGGACTTTACCTCCTGGGGAGTCCGGGTGCAGCGGCAGCTCTGGTACGGGGTGTGGGTGCTGTTTGTGGTGATGTACCTCCCGGCGCTCTTTAAGATCCTGCCGGAGATCTTCGGAGGTAAGTAA
- the speD gene encoding adenosylmethionine decarboxylase yields MELFGFGPHLMIDGYQANPEKLADAEMVKRVLDEMPEAMEMTKVLPPFVFEYTGARAEDAGVTGVVIIAESHIAIHTFPEKRFISVDIFSCKEFDLRKAVEYLVETFEIGRYDTYLINRGKEYPKDPELARRIVEGEREYLESRIA; encoded by the coding sequence TTGGAGCTGTTCGGTTTTGGACCCCACCTGATGATTGACGGTTACCAGGCCAACCCGGAAAAGTTGGCCGATGCGGAGATGGTCAAGCGCGTCCTCGACGAGATGCCTGAGGCCATGGAGATGACGAAGGTCCTACCGCCCTTCGTCTTCGAGTACACGGGTGCGCGCGCGGAGGACGCCGGGGTCACCGGAGTGGTGATCATCGCGGAAAGCCACATCGCCATCCACACCTTCCCTGAAAAACGGTTCATCAGCGTGGACATCTTCTCCTGTAAGGAGTTCGACCTCCGCAAGGCGGTCGAGTACCTGGTGGAAACCTTCGAGATCGGCCGGTACGACACCTACCTGATCAATCGCGGCAAAGAGTACCCCAAGGATCCGGAGCTCGCCCGTCGGATCGTCGAAGGCGAGCGCGAGTACCTGGAAAGCCGCATCGCCTAA
- a CDS encoding MarC family protein, translating to MSALFIKAFLTLFVVMDPVGLAPVFVALAGTRPPFEQRRIALRAVLVAGAVLFAFALGGAWLLEHLGISLAAFRIAGGILLFKIGFDMIFAHRERETEEEKEEAVHREDISVFPLAIPLIAGPGALASVMILAGEARGEPLGVALVLGTAGLVLGLCYYSLRLAGYLARLLGRTGVNVVTRILGVLLSALAVQFVGDGVRVLLLAE from the coding sequence GTGAGCGCGCTGTTCATCAAGGCCTTCCTCACCCTGTTCGTGGTGATGGACCCCGTGGGGCTCGCGCCGGTGTTCGTGGCGCTTGCGGGGACGCGCCCGCCCTTCGAGCAGCGCCGAATCGCCCTGCGGGCGGTGCTGGTGGCCGGGGCGGTGCTCTTCGCGTTTGCCCTGGGGGGGGCTTGGCTGCTCGAGCACCTGGGCATTAGCCTCGCCGCGTTCCGCATCGCGGGGGGTATCCTGCTCTTTAAGATTGGTTTTGACATGATCTTCGCCCACCGGGAGCGGGAGACGGAGGAGGAAAAGGAGGAGGCCGTCCACCGGGAGGACATCAGCGTCTTCCCCTTGGCGATCCCCCTGATCGCGGGGCCAGGCGCGCTGGCCAGCGTGATGATCCTCGCGGGGGAAGCGCGGGGAGAACCGCTAGGGGTGGCCCTGGTGCTGGGCACGGCGGGGCTGGTGCTGGGGTTGTGCTACTACTCGCTGCGGCTCGCGGGGTACTTGGCGCGGCTTTTGGGGCGGACCGGCGTCAACGTGGTGACCCGCATCCTGGGGGTGTTGCTCTCGGCGCTTGCGGTGCAGTTCGTGGGGGACGGGGTGCGGGTGTTGCTCCTCGCGGAATAA
- the argR gene encoding arginine repressor, with translation MPSKELRHKKIQEIVAREEISTQAELVDRLRREGFNVTQATVSRDINELRLVRVPMGRGRHKYALAPIELEEDVLEELKHRFREFVRDVDRGENVLVVKTAEGHASGIALLIDKLRRDDIVGTLAGEDTILVVARTVEDAKNLLEELEGFLA, from the coding sequence ATGCCGAGCAAGGAACTGCGTCACAAGAAAATCCAGGAGATCGTTGCGCGCGAGGAGATCTCTACCCAGGCCGAGCTCGTGGACCGCCTGCGCCGCGAGGGGTTCAACGTCACGCAGGCCACCGTCAGCCGCGACATCAACGAGCTCCGGCTGGTGCGGGTCCCCATGGGGCGCGGCCGGCACAAGTACGCCCTGGCCCCGATCGAGCTCGAGGAGGACGTGCTCGAGGAGCTGAAGCACCGGTTTCGGGAGTTCGTGCGCGACGTGGACCGGGGCGAAAACGTTCTGGTCGTGAAGACGGCGGAGGGGCACGCCTCCGGGATTGCCCTGTTGATCGACAAGCTGCGCCGGGACGATATCGTGGGGACCCTTGCCGGTGAGGACACGATCCTCGTGGTGGCCCGCACGGTGGAGGACGCGAAAAACCTGCTGGAAGAACTCGAGGGCTTCCTGGCGTGA